The following DNA comes from Nicotiana sylvestris chromosome 10, ASM39365v2, whole genome shotgun sequence.
CTAAACCCACTCTCTCTTCAAAGGTCCGCTGTTTTCAGCTACTGTCACAGGCTTTCGCCATCATGTTTTTGCACCACTGTCTTCTTCATGAGACTACAGCTATATCGCTCTTGTAAGATGGATTTGAAACAGCATAGCTTCAATCATGTTTTGCTACTTCTCACAAATCGTGACTCAATATTACCTTAGTTTGATTGCCATCAATGCTCAAGTGACTAGTGGTAGAATATTTTCTGTGTACAGAAGAAAGAAGCAAAAATACTTAGAACAACTAGCTCTAGACTTCTGAGTTGTGGGCAAGCTCTCTTGTCATTGCAAGTAGTCTCAATCCAAGAAGTTCGTTTACATGTCAAATTTATAGTTCATTCAGCTTTAATTGATCTTCTGAATAAAACGTAATCTTAATCCAGTTGATTAGAGTTTCATTTGTTCGTGCATTTTTTTCTTTTAGGTGATCTATCAGCAGGCTGGTGAGTGCAATTGCTTCTTGATTCTCTGGGGAAAGGGCTGAACATAACCTGTGTTCTTATATTTCTTCATTTTGAGCATTCTTACTTTGCATCTGGAGAAAAAGTAAAATGTCCCCGATTTGCAAAATGCATGTTCATGTGGTATTCTGTCTCATGCATTTCCATTTCTCCTCCCTCAAGCCAAATATAAGAGAAAAGTAAGTTTCTTTCATTTTATCCTCCATCTTCCAATCCATTGTTGCATGCGGAATATGCTAGGTGGTGTTTTGAAAATAATCCGGAGAGGTTTCTGAAGGTTTTCTGGAAGAATTAATTACACTAAAATGTGTTTAGATAGCTTAACTTTTTGTAGTGACTTTCCAGAAAAAGAATTTATAAAACTGTCTCAGAGCAAAGTTTATTCAAGTAATGTTATAAAAACAATTTGCAGCTGAAACCGGTCAAACACACACAATCATTTCACCTGCCAGATTATCTCCGAAACAAGTCCCCTTTTATTTTTCATATATTCAACTTTCAACAAGAATAACCATTTGACTGGATAGCTAGTTGAATCACTTAACTTTTACCATCTTGGCttaaatatttatacattataAATACAATTATTAGAGTTGTTGTATCCAGGCAAAAGACTTTTGAGTGGGTCATTGTTATGTGTACTCCAGTAAATGAGAAAAGTAATTACTTGAATAGGACGAACCTGCACGGATAATTTCTTCAAAACCTTTTTGTCTCTTATCCCGTCGTATAAAAGCTCATAGGCATAATAGGTTATGTGATTCTTCTTCAGCAAGTCTTCCACAACGATCTTGGGAGCTGCCACATCCTTTTTATCTGCTTCAAAAATTGTGTGGACCACATCAGGTACAACACCCTTCTGCACCATGAGATGAATGATACCAACTGCTTCGAGCAACCTGTTCTTCACGCATAGGCAATTGATCACTCGCCCTACTGTTTCTTTTGATGGAAGAAACTCTTTCGTCATGTTGTCAAGCAAAAACTTGTACCCCAATTCGCTGTTGTCTGCCTTGCAGAAACCATCTATCATACAACGGTAGGTGTAATTGTCAGGAGAACAGCCACATTCACTCATCTCAAGAAATAGCTTCTCTGCTATGTCCATTTTCAGCTTTTTAGCAAATGCACTAATCAAAATATTGTACGTTGCAGTAGTATGAGAGCAATTATATTGTGTTTTCATTCTTCTGAATAGCTCATAGGCTCCTTCCAAATCCTCATTCTCACAAAACCCATTTATCAAAGTGCCAAAAGTCACTGTATCAGGAATAAGACCCTTGCTTTGAATATCCTCAAGTAAGTCTAAAGCTTTCATAAACTTTCTTGATTTACAAAGGCTCTCAATGAGAATATTATATGTGATTATGTTTGGGACACACCCCTTTTCCACCATGACTTTGAAGGTTTCCATCACATCATAAGAAGTTTTAAGCTTGCAAAGTCCATCCAACATTGTGTTATACGTTATCACATCTGGAACAACGTCATGATCCCACATGGTATTTAGAATCTCGATTGCATCAGCCAATTTCGACTGTTTGCAATAACCATCAATCAAGGTATTGAAGGTAAAAATATCAGGAAGGGTCCCTTTGGCCACGGCAACATTCAGGATATTACTAGCATCAGATACACAGCCCATCTTGCACAAACCCTTTATGATCAGATTATAAGTCCATGTATCAGGCCTGCAACCATTCTCAGGCATTTCAGTCATCAACTTCAACGCTTCTAATATAAGTCCCTGCTGACACATTCCCTTAATTAAGGTATTATATAGGATTACATTACACTTCATACCTTTACCTGCGGCTTCATTAAATAAACTCTTGGCTCTGTTAAAGTCACCATCCTGACATAATCCATAAATAAGGGAGCAGAAAGTAAACTCATCAGGAACAAAACCTTTAAAAACTGCATTATTAAGAATTCTGTCTGCTTTCTGTATCATACCCAATTTGCAATATGCACCAATGATTGTGTTATAGGTGAATGCATCAGGCTCAAACCCACTGTTCACCATTTTATGCAAATAAGACTCAGCTTCAGCAACCTTTGAGTGCTTGCATAAACCACATATAAGAGTGTTATAAGTGACTACATCAGCATTTAAACCTTCTTTGTTCAAAGTCTCTAACATCCTAGCAGCTTCATTTAGTTGGCCTCTCTCAGAAAGACCTTGCATCAAGACATTACATGTAAAAAGATTTGGAAACACTCCTCTTTTCATAATCTTATTAAGAAGCCTTTCACTTTCTTGGACATCCCCCTTCTTACAAAGCATACATATAAGCTTATTAAACGTAGTAACATCAGGAGTTATTCCGAGCCTAAGCATTTCATCGAACAATTCGCAAGCCTCAACTCGACAATTCACTTCATAAAATCCACCAACTACTGTACAGTAAGCAACTGCATTAAATTTGCATCCTTGATCGGGCATGTTATTCAAAAGCCTCAAAGCAACATGAGGCCGGTTCGTCCTACAAAACGACTTTATTCTAATAGTAAAGGTATATACATCAGGAGAAATCCCCTTTTCCAGCATTCTCATATAAACCTTATGAGATTGTTTAAAAAACCCATGTTCAACCAATACATTCATGATCGTGTTATACGAATGAACAGACGGCTGACAATTGAAAAACTCCATCTTCTCAAACACGTCAACCGCCTCTTGAACTTTCCCTTTCTTCCCATAACTTCTAATAGCAGTAATGTACACCCCTTCTAACATCTTATTATCAATCTTCTGCCTCGCTTTTTCGATGACGCCTTCCATTTCATTGAACTCCCCATAACAACCAAGCTTTTCGACCATACATTTATAGGTAGACAAATTATGGTTAAACCCATCTTCCTTTTTCACTGAATTGAATATTTCTAGTGCCCTTAATGGGTTCTTTTGACATTTTAATACAGCAGCCACATGTTTAGGAAGCACAGCAGCACTCATTCGTATAATATCTGTAAATCAATCCAAGGAAATCAATCCAGGGCGGCTCTAGGGTAAGGCACCCAAATAGTTAttgataaaatattttaaattctaATATTTATTTGAATTTGGTAGATTAGGATTGAATCAGGATAAAGCTTCTCTCTCactaaattaaataatatatttatcttctcatcaattttatttttctttttttctttcttttttcatatttttaactattttactttctaATTTAAAATCGAATTCTCTAAATTAGCTATTCCTTTTTGTCACATTTGATAGACCCTCATATTAATAATCAAGTTCTTTTGTATCTCGTTTTTTTAAACTAAGAAATCCTAGAGACAATTATCGTAAGGTTCAAAACACGATCGATAATGGGCTCAATCCTTTTACCATTTTCATTTAATGCTATATTATTTTATAGGGAGTTCAATACCATATGATTTACACCTAACCCACATATTATATATTGTTCTCTCACCATTTTTTTGCCTCAATATTATATGGATATTATGAAAAAAATTCAGGGTCTTTTAATATATTTTAGTTTTAAGCCAGCAGTTCCGTTGAGCCGCCCTCATTAATGATCAACAATTATTTATAGACTACTGCCCATGAACGTGTTATTCAACAGCTTCATTCACATTTGATAACTAAATAACACATTCATTGATTGTTGTCTTATCTTAATTGAAACTCTATAAATTTTGATTGAGAA
Coding sequences within:
- the LOC104245026 gene encoding putative pentatricopeptide repeat-containing protein At1g74580 is translated as MSAAVLPKHVAAVLKCQKNPLRALEIFNSVKKEDGFNHNLSTYKCMVEKLGCYGEFNEMEGVIEKARQKIDNKMLEGVYITAIRSYGKKGKVQEAVDVFEKMEFFNCQPSVHSYNTIMNVLVEHGFFKQSHKVYMRMLEKGISPDVYTFTIRIKSFCRTNRPHVALRLLNNMPDQGCKFNAVAYCTVVGGFYEVNCRVEACELFDEMLRLGITPDVTTFNKLICMLCKKGDVQESERLLNKIMKRGVFPNLFTCNVLMQGLSERGQLNEAARMLETLNKEGLNADVVTYNTLICGLCKHSKVAEAESYLHKMVNSGFEPDAFTYNTIIGAYCKLGMIQKADRILNNAVFKGFVPDEFTFCSLIYGLCQDGDFNRAKSLFNEAAGKGMKCNVILYNTLIKGMCQQGLILEALKLMTEMPENGCRPDTWTYNLIIKGLCKMGCVSDASNILNVAVAKGTLPDIFTFNTLIDGYCKQSKLADAIEILNTMWDHDVVPDVITYNTMLDGLCKLKTSYDVMETFKVMVEKGCVPNIITYNILIESLCKSRKFMKALDLLEDIQSKGLIPDTVTFGTLINGFCENEDLEGAYELFRRMKTQYNCSHTTATYNILISAFAKKLKMDIAEKLFLEMSECGCSPDNYTYRCMIDGFCKADNSELGYKFLLDNMTKEFLPSKETVGRVINCLCVKNRLLEAVGIIHLMVQKGVVPDVVHTIFEADKKDVAAPKIVVEDLLKKNHITYYAYELLYDGIRDKKVLKKLSVQKIFYH